The following proteins come from a genomic window of Frankia casuarinae:
- a CDS encoding glycosyltransferase family 87 protein: protein MTGMAMSPASPVRVSPAREDPVVAGASQLIGGPPGEHAAVPDRRGWLTPLRVLMAMVIVAGVLGYTQKISCRDTRNWTHEHQYTALCYSDIVALYSQEGLVDGKIPYLDYPTEYPPLIGATMQLVAWPAGLANGPRAVYREENGERVFDHYTMDMRSAVFYDLTALLFLIVASVAVCCTALAAGSRRIWDAALFALAPTLVLHLLTNWDIIAVAFAAGGLLAWSRRAPKLAGMLIGLGILTKLYPALFLLGLAFLCLRAGRLRELARTVCAAAVTVLVVIVPLWLTAGYFNAENARVGDSIWSTFWRGGDWIRLVGGGPDGARNAIARFFDLNSDRGADWDSLAFGATWLAGRYDPAWFGALHLVVSALTAVVLVAVAAAAIHHRPDARRLVIAAAAAGWVTIVVALPMILQGLRNNGLPISTLNIITGAALLVSVVAIGLLTWLAPRRPRLPQVLFLLVVAFLLTNKVFSPQYTIWLLPLAALARPRWRLFLLWQVCEAWVLFTRFMHFIYNDTQGRHGIDRGWFVGAVALRDLVLLVLAGFVVREILHPHTDIVRTGGMAYPGDPRVAVGSAAVGDPDAVDDPAGGVLDHAPDVRGGRPAWVTAAATGEPAGGPGAGSADGAGSGGA, encoded by the coding sequence ATGACGGGCATGGCCATGTCCCCGGCGTCCCCCGTCCGCGTCAGCCCGGCCCGGGAGGACCCGGTCGTCGCGGGGGCAAGCCAGCTCATCGGTGGGCCGCCGGGTGAGCACGCGGCCGTGCCCGACCGGCGTGGTTGGCTGACCCCGCTGCGGGTGCTGATGGCAATGGTCATCGTGGCCGGGGTCCTCGGCTACACCCAGAAGATCAGTTGCCGGGACACCCGGAACTGGACGCATGAGCACCAGTACACGGCGTTGTGCTACTCCGACATCGTCGCGTTGTACAGCCAGGAGGGGCTGGTCGACGGGAAGATCCCCTATCTGGACTACCCGACGGAATATCCGCCGTTGATCGGCGCCACCATGCAGCTCGTCGCCTGGCCGGCCGGTCTCGCGAACGGACCGCGGGCGGTCTACCGGGAGGAGAACGGCGAGCGCGTCTTCGACCATTACACGATGGACATGCGGTCGGCCGTCTTCTACGACCTCACCGCCCTGCTGTTCCTGATCGTGGCCTCGGTCGCGGTGTGCTGCACCGCGCTGGCGGCCGGATCGAGGCGGATCTGGGACGCCGCTCTGTTCGCGCTGGCGCCGACCCTCGTGCTGCATCTGCTGACGAACTGGGACATCATCGCGGTGGCGTTCGCGGCGGGCGGCCTGCTTGCCTGGTCCAGACGGGCTCCGAAGCTCGCCGGGATGCTAATCGGACTCGGCATCCTCACGAAGCTCTATCCGGCCCTGTTCCTGCTAGGGTTGGCCTTTCTCTGCCTCCGGGCCGGGAGGCTGCGCGAACTGGCCCGGACCGTCTGCGCGGCGGCGGTGACGGTGCTGGTGGTCATCGTCCCGCTATGGCTGACCGCCGGCTACTTCAACGCGGAGAACGCCCGCGTCGGCGACAGCATCTGGTCGACCTTCTGGCGAGGTGGTGACTGGATCCGGCTGGTCGGTGGTGGTCCGGACGGGGCCCGCAACGCCATCGCCCGGTTCTTCGATCTGAACTCCGACCGCGGCGCCGACTGGGACTCGCTGGCGTTCGGCGCGACCTGGCTTGCCGGCCGCTACGACCCGGCCTGGTTCGGAGCACTGCACCTGGTGGTCTCCGCGCTCACTGCCGTCGTCCTCGTCGCGGTGGCCGCGGCCGCGATCCATCATCGGCCCGATGCGCGCCGGCTGGTCATCGCGGCGGCCGCGGCCGGCTGGGTGACGATCGTCGTCGCCCTCCCGATGATCCTGCAGGGCTTGCGGAACAACGGCCTGCCCATCTCCACGTTGAACATCATCACTGGGGCGGCCCTGCTGGTCTCGGTGGTCGCCATCGGGTTACTCACCTGGCTCGCACCGCGCCGGCCCCGTCTGCCGCAGGTGCTGTTCCTGCTCGTCGTCGCCTTCCTGCTGACCAACAAGGTCTTCTCACCCCAGTACACGATCTGGCTGCTACCGCTGGCGGCACTGGCTCGGCCCCGATGGAGGCTGTTCCTGCTGTGGCAGGTCTGCGAGGCGTGGGTGCTGTTCACCCGATTCATGCACTTCATCTACAACGACACGCAGGGTCGTCACGGCATCGACCGGGGATGGTTCGTCGGCGCGGTGGCCCTGCGCGACCTGGTGCTGCTCGTCCTGGCCGGATTCGTCGTCCGGGAGATCCTGCATCCGCATACCGACATCGTGCGGACCGGCGGAATGGCGTACCCGGGTGATCCGCGTGTCGCGGTCGGCTCCGCTGCCGTCGGCGATCCGGACGCCGTTGACGACCCTGCGGGCGGGGTGCTGGACCATGCCCCCGATGTCCGCGGCGGCCGGCCGGCGTGGGTTACGGCGGCGGCCACCGGCGAGCCGGCCGGAGGCCCGGGCGCCGGCAGCGCCGACGGGGCCGGGTCCGGCGGTGCATGA
- a CDS encoding transglycosylase domain-containing protein, whose protein sequence is MSSPYDQGSSRGGPAPDRAWPNPDGQSRVPADRVPPDRVPPDRARRPEQARPGQAQPGQARAGQARAGQARAGQAQGRRLVPPTGRPTGGRGERTALVPPAAPSAAARTNTPPDGGTGRGAGATVGGWVPDRGIGKSDAPGREPSSARPGMPVGEATGRRRGGGAPSGRATPTRRVPGRGFSDRTASDRGVPDRGPDQPADRTAGEVNTLYDTVDQEALRRVDVRERTVDATVYHKVMPERDSRNGRRNGVSDRDRMTEVTPAQRVAGRRDLTRATELMAVRSRAREGDGSAATRRMAGGRPGADRIEPRRTGPGRPGPGRAGPGRSSRAEMGVPGGAGGPGRRNGKAPRPGQGRHGPMWWRRRPRWLRRLVFASFFSGLLLFAAGIGVIYAATRVPLPAEVKTDQTSIIFYGPPAGSHQDNGEELARIGTVNRTDVPLAEVSVDMQHAVLAAEDKNFYHEPGISPKGIARALYVNVTGGELQGGSTITQQYAKNAYLSQERTFTRKMREIVLAVKLGQKYSKGQILEFYLNTIYFGRGAYGIEAAAKAYFNTSAAKLTPAQGAVIAGLIRSPNYLDPAKNPGPAANRWHDVVATMVAEGWAPPGLAQQSPPPVAAKAQDAAASSDQIAYIRDQVKRELTTVGKITEDQINRGGLRITTTIDKGRQFKAFQAVSDVLGPAYAAVPDLRTGLTAIEPGTGRILAWYGGSLYGKDAQGHEQYVDNVSGAQVQSASTFKTITLVAALRQNINLKSTFAAPAKITLPGNYVVSNDEGEAGDLGYKNLIEATAGSINTVYVPLGQNIGVSNIIKTARDLGIPASTQLRNEAGITLGQDDVHAVDMTTVYATLAGAGVRATPHIVDKVVDGNGQVIYSGTPDVKQVIPATVARDATYALQSVLTDSSGTGKRARLDGGREAAGKTGTSTNFRSAWFCGYTRELASCVNMFRGKGTEQDVLKGIPGAEKGVYGGTYPAKVWKAFMDAALTGVPPSKFDPPAFGGLVQDNEPEPTPTPTPAPSASSSQPGDTGVNLGDLLNPSGNGNGGGQQQGAGQAGRPARQTGIFSDPFN, encoded by the coding sequence GTGAGCTCTCCCTACGATCAGGGCTCTAGTCGGGGTGGTCCTGCACCTGACCGAGCATGGCCTAACCCGGACGGCCAGTCCCGGGTACCCGCGGACCGGGTACCCCCGGACCGGGTACCCCCGGACCGCGCCCGGCGGCCGGAGCAGGCCAGGCCCGGCCAGGCCCAGCCAGGCCAGGCCCGGGCAGGCCAGGCCCGGGCAGGCCAGGCCCGGGCAGGCCAGGCCCAGGGACGCCGGCTGGTGCCGCCGACGGGCCGGCCCACCGGCGGGAGAGGGGAACGCACCGCTCTCGTGCCACCCGCGGCTCCCTCCGCCGCGGCGAGGACGAACACGCCGCCGGACGGTGGGACCGGTCGGGGTGCCGGTGCCACCGTCGGGGGGTGGGTGCCGGACCGTGGCATCGGGAAGTCCGACGCGCCCGGCCGTGAACCGTCCAGCGCTCGTCCCGGCATGCCCGTCGGCGAGGCGACCGGTCGTCGCCGAGGCGGCGGCGCGCCCTCCGGTCGGGCGACCCCCACCCGGCGGGTTCCCGGCCGTGGGTTCTCCGATCGGACCGCCTCTGACCGCGGCGTCCCCGATCGTGGGCCGGACCAACCGGCAGACCGGACAGCCGGCGAGGTCAACACCCTGTACGACACCGTCGACCAGGAAGCCCTACGACGGGTCGATGTCCGGGAACGCACCGTGGACGCCACCGTTTACCACAAGGTGATGCCGGAGCGGGACTCCCGGAATGGCCGCCGCAACGGTGTGTCGGACCGCGACCGCATGACCGAGGTGACGCCCGCTCAGCGGGTGGCCGGTCGGCGCGACCTCACCCGCGCCACCGAACTGATGGCCGTCCGGAGCCGGGCACGGGAGGGAGACGGATCGGCCGCTACCCGCCGGATGGCGGGTGGGCGACCGGGCGCGGATCGGATCGAGCCCCGCCGGACCGGTCCAGGCCGGCCCGGTCCAGGCCGGGCCGGCCCGGGCCGATCCTCCCGGGCGGAGATGGGTGTCCCGGGCGGGGCGGGAGGACCCGGGCGCCGCAACGGGAAGGCCCCCCGGCCGGGCCAGGGGCGACACGGCCCGATGTGGTGGCGACGGCGCCCGCGCTGGCTGCGCCGTCTGGTCTTCGCCAGCTTCTTCTCCGGTCTTCTCCTGTTCGCCGCCGGCATCGGCGTCATCTACGCGGCGACCCGGGTCCCGCTGCCTGCCGAGGTGAAGACGGACCAGACGTCGATCATCTTCTACGGACCGCCGGCCGGCTCGCACCAGGACAACGGTGAGGAGCTTGCCCGGATCGGCACCGTGAACCGCACCGACGTGCCGCTCGCCGAAGTGTCCGTGGACATGCAGCACGCGGTGCTCGCGGCCGAGGACAAGAACTTCTATCACGAACCCGGTATCTCTCCCAAGGGCATTGCCCGGGCGCTCTACGTGAACGTCACCGGCGGGGAGCTGCAGGGTGGTTCGACCATCACCCAGCAGTACGCCAAGAACGCGTACCTGTCGCAGGAGCGGACCTTCACCCGCAAGATGCGCGAGATCGTGCTCGCGGTGAAGCTGGGCCAGAAGTACTCCAAGGGACAGATCCTGGAGTTCTACCTGAATACGATCTACTTCGGCCGGGGCGCCTACGGTATCGAAGCGGCGGCGAAAGCCTACTTCAACACCTCGGCCGCCAAACTCACCCCCGCCCAGGGGGCGGTCATCGCGGGCCTGATCCGATCACCCAACTACCTCGACCCGGCCAAGAACCCGGGTCCGGCGGCGAACCGCTGGCACGACGTGGTCGCGACGATGGTCGCCGAGGGCTGGGCTCCGCCGGGGCTCGCCCAGCAGAGCCCCCCACCCGTGGCCGCGAAGGCGCAGGACGCCGCCGCCTCGTCCGACCAGATCGCGTACATCCGCGATCAGGTCAAACGTGAGCTTACGACCGTCGGGAAGATCACCGAGGATCAGATCAACCGCGGTGGACTGCGCATCACGACCACGATCGACAAGGGGCGGCAGTTCAAGGCCTTCCAGGCGGTGAGCGACGTGCTGGGCCCGGCGTACGCCGCCGTGCCGGATCTGCGTACCGGGCTCACCGCGATAGAACCCGGGACCGGCAGGATCCTCGCCTGGTACGGCGGGTCGCTCTACGGCAAGGACGCACAGGGCCACGAGCAGTACGTCGACAACGTGTCAGGGGCGCAGGTGCAGTCCGCCTCCACCTTCAAGACGATCACTCTGGTCGCCGCGTTGCGTCAGAACATCAACCTCAAGTCGACCTTCGCCGCTCCCGCCAAGATCACACTGCCGGGGAATTACGTGGTCAGCAACGACGAGGGTGAGGCGGGCGATCTCGGATACAAGAACCTCATCGAGGCGACGGCGGGCTCCATCAACACGGTGTACGTACCGCTGGGGCAGAACATCGGCGTCTCGAACATCATCAAGACCGCGCGCGACCTTGGCATCCCGGCCAGTACCCAGCTGCGCAACGAAGCGGGTATCACGCTGGGCCAGGACGACGTGCACGCGGTGGATATGACCACGGTCTACGCGACCCTCGCCGGCGCCGGAGTGCGGGCCACACCGCACATCGTGGACAAGGTGGTCGACGGCAACGGGCAGGTGATCTATTCGGGTACCCCGGATGTGAAGCAGGTCATCCCGGCCACGGTGGCCCGCGACGCCACGTACGCCCTGCAGAGCGTGTTGACGGATTCGAGTGGCACCGGAAAGCGGGCCCGGCTGGACGGCGGGCGGGAGGCCGCCGGCAAGACCGGGACGTCGACCAACTTCCGGTCGGCCTGGTTCTGCGGGTACACCAGGGAACTCGCGTCCTGCGTGAACATGTTCCGGGGCAAGGGCACCGAGCAGGATGTGCTGAAGGGCATTCCCGGCGCCGAGAAGGGCGTCTACGGGGGTACCTACCCGGCCAAGGTGTGGAAGGCGTTCATGGACGCCGCGCTGACGGGGGTGCCGCCGTCGAAGTTCGATCCGCCGGCCTTCGGTGGCCTCGTGCAGGATAACGAGCCCGAGCCGACTCCCACACCCACCCCGGCGCCGAGCGCCTCATCGAGCCAGCCCGGCGATACCGGCGTCAACCTGGGCGATCTCCTGAACCCCAGTGGCAACGGCAACGGCGGTGGTCAGCAGCAGGGTGCCGGCCAGGCGGGCCGGCCGGCTCGACAGACGGGGATCTTCTCCGACCCGTTCAACTGA
- a CDS encoding DUF5318 family protein, giving the protein MRPRSVIDYALARRATLADLFAGRISSLDVCDAHPYLLRAARYHGERTTKRCPVCRGGDPLIHVTYAYGDELGESSGRVRTTRELPALASRYSELRIYVVEVCPPCGWNHLVTSYVIGTGEPRAKKQIRRRTADR; this is encoded by the coding sequence ATGCGTCCGCGGTCGGTCATCGACTACGCGCTCGCCCGCCGGGCGACGCTGGCGGATCTCTTCGCGGGCAGGATCTCGTCGTTGGATGTCTGCGACGCGCATCCTTATCTGCTGCGGGCGGCCAGGTACCACGGTGAGCGGACCACGAAGCGATGCCCGGTCTGCCGAGGCGGCGATCCGCTCATCCATGTCACCTACGCCTACGGCGACGAGCTCGGGGAGAGCTCCGGGCGGGTTCGCACCACCAGGGAGCTCCCCGCGCTCGCGTCGAGGTACAGCGAGCTGCGGATCTATGTGGTGGAGGTGTGTCCGCCCTGTGGCTGGAACCACCTGGTCACTTCTTATGTGATCGGGACGGGGGAGCCGAGGGCGAAGAAGCAGATCCGGCGGCGGACCGCGGACCGCTGA
- a CDS encoding inositol-3-phosphate synthase: protein MGSVRVAIVGVGNCAVSLVQGIEYYRDADPSARVPGLMHVRLGEYHVSDLTFVAAFDVDAKKVGRDLSEAIAASENNTIKIADVPPLGVTVGRGHTLDGLGRYYRETIEESDEPPVDVVATLRETRADVLVCYLPVGSEDAAKFYAQCAIDAGVAFINCLPVFIAGVPEWAEKFRAAGVPIVGDDIKSQVGATITHRVLAKLFEDRGVILDRTMQLNVGGNMDFKNMLERERLESKKISKTQAVTSQVSHDLGKDNVHIGPSDYVAWLDDRKWAYVRLEGRAFGDVPLNLEYKLEVWDSPNSAGVVIDAVRCAKIALDRGIGGPVLSASSYFMKSPPEQYRDNEARDRVEAFIRDEG from the coding sequence ATGGGCTCGGTACGTGTCGCCATTGTCGGCGTAGGCAACTGCGCTGTCTCGCTGGTCCAGGGGATCGAGTACTACCGCGATGCCGACCCGTCAGCCCGGGTCCCCGGGCTGATGCACGTGCGGCTGGGCGAGTACCACGTCTCGGACCTGACATTCGTCGCCGCGTTCGACGTGGACGCGAAGAAAGTCGGCCGCGACCTCTCCGAGGCCATCGCCGCCAGCGAGAACAACACCATCAAGATCGCGGACGTCCCCCCACTCGGGGTCACCGTCGGCCGCGGCCACACCCTCGACGGCCTCGGCCGCTACTACCGGGAGACCATCGAGGAGTCGGACGAACCGCCGGTTGACGTCGTCGCAACCCTGCGGGAGACCCGTGCCGACGTACTCGTCTGCTACCTGCCGGTCGGCTCCGAGGACGCCGCGAAGTTCTACGCCCAGTGCGCCATCGACGCCGGCGTCGCCTTCATCAACTGCCTGCCGGTGTTCATTGCCGGGGTGCCCGAGTGGGCGGAGAAGTTCCGCGCGGCAGGCGTGCCGATCGTCGGCGACGACATCAAGTCACAGGTCGGCGCGACCATCACCCACCGGGTTCTGGCGAAGCTCTTCGAGGACCGCGGCGTGATCCTGGATCGGACCATGCAGCTCAACGTCGGCGGCAACATGGACTTCAAGAACATGTTGGAACGCGAGCGGCTGGAGTCCAAGAAGATCTCCAAGACGCAGGCCGTGACCTCCCAAGTCTCCCACGACCTCGGCAAGGACAACGTGCACATCGGGCCGTCGGACTACGTCGCCTGGCTGGACGACCGCAAGTGGGCCTATGTCCGCCTCGAGGGACGTGCCTTCGGCGACGTGCCGCTGAACCTCGAGTACAAGCTTGAGGTATGGGACTCCCCCAACAGCGCCGGGGTGGTCATCGACGCGGTGCGCTGCGCCAAGATCGCACTCGACCGGGGCATCGGCGGCCCGGTCCTCTCCGCCTCCTCCTACTTCATGAAGTCCCCGCCGGAGCAGTACCGCGACAACGAGGCCCGGGACCGGGTGGAGGCGTTCATCCGCGACGAGGGCTGA
- a CDS encoding MFS transporter, whose product MARAENLRELLHDRGFRMLYASRLTSQAADGVFQASLVSYVLFSPERATSAAALAASLAIVVLPFSVIGPFAGIVLDRVSRQRVLVVCSLVRMLLMGILVALIATGQTGLDFYAVALASVSMNRFVLAALSAGLPVVVGLDRLVTANALSVTSGTVATLAGAGVGSGLRGLIGGEDGAVAFVAALAALTYLVAAATAARAGRSDFGPLETMAWQGAWAQTTQVVADMLDGARYLVNHGPARRALAALTTSRAAYGLILVMTVLLYRNYFTGSEGGLAGLAAVVAASGAGTISAALATPRVTRRMPKSSWIALVLVLGGVVEVALGLPFSSTLFIVAGALLGFSAQASKICVDTIVQEETDDAYRGRAFSLYDLLFNVAFVAAAAVAAVVLPDEGRSVPVVLVAGAGYALAGILYYRAAHRHPEDRIIRHIGEPGSARPADRPGPDGQPGPDGQPRPVTPAEA is encoded by the coding sequence GTGGCCCGGGCGGAGAACCTTCGTGAGCTGCTGCACGATCGTGGGTTCCGGATGCTCTACGCGTCCAGGCTCACCTCCCAGGCCGCCGACGGCGTCTTCCAGGCGAGCCTCGTCAGCTATGTGCTGTTCTCTCCCGAACGGGCGACCTCAGCGGCGGCCCTGGCCGCGTCGCTCGCGATCGTTGTGCTGCCGTTCAGCGTCATCGGACCCTTCGCCGGCATCGTGCTCGATCGCGTGTCCCGCCAGCGGGTTCTGGTGGTCTGCTCACTCGTCCGGATGCTGTTGATGGGCATCCTGGTCGCTCTGATCGCCACCGGCCAGACGGGCCTCGACTTCTACGCGGTGGCACTGGCTTCGGTGAGCATGAACCGCTTCGTGCTGGCGGCGCTGTCCGCCGGGCTCCCGGTCGTGGTCGGCCTCGACCGGCTTGTCACGGCGAACGCCTTGTCCGTCACCTCCGGCACCGTCGCGACGCTCGCCGGAGCCGGTGTCGGCAGCGGACTGCGCGGGCTGATCGGCGGCGAGGACGGGGCGGTGGCGTTCGTCGCCGCTCTGGCGGCTCTCACCTACCTTGTAGCCGCCGCCACCGCGGCGCGGGCGGGGCGGAGCGACTTCGGTCCGCTGGAGACGATGGCCTGGCAGGGCGCCTGGGCGCAGACCACCCAGGTCGTCGCCGACATGCTCGACGGTGCCCGCTATCTGGTGAACCACGGGCCGGCCCGGCGGGCGCTCGCCGCCCTCACCACCTCGCGGGCCGCCTACGGCCTGATCCTCGTGATGACGGTGTTGCTGTATCGCAACTACTTCACCGGCTCGGAAGGCGGGCTCGCGGGACTCGCCGCCGTCGTCGCCGCCAGTGGAGCCGGCACGATCAGCGCCGCGCTCGCGACTCCCCGCGTCACGCGGCGCATGCCGAAGTCGAGCTGGATCGCCCTCGTCCTGGTACTCGGCGGGGTCGTCGAGGTCGCGCTCGGGCTACCCTTCTCCTCGACGCTGTTCATCGTCGCGGGAGCGTTGCTCGGGTTTTCCGCACAGGCCAGCAAGATCTGCGTGGACACCATCGTGCAGGAGGAGACCGACGACGCCTACCGCGGTCGCGCCTTCTCGCTCTACGACCTGCTGTTCAATGTCGCCTTCGTGGCGGCCGCGGCGGTGGCCGCCGTGGTCCTGCCGGACGAGGGCCGGTCCGTTCCGGTGGTCCTGGTAGCCGGGGCCGGCTACGCGCTCGCCGGGATCCTGTACTACCGGGCCGCCCACCGCCATCCGGAAGACCGGATCATCCGTCACATCGGCGAGCCCGGATCGGCACGACCGGCTGACCGCCCTGGCCCGGACGGTCAGCCTGGCCCGGACGGTCAGCCCAGGCCCGTCACCCCCGCCGAGGCGTGA
- a CDS encoding CCA tRNA nucleotidyltransferase, with protein sequence MISLDNPRDSAERVVSELLRVPPAADELGRVFTANGYLLHLVGGSVRDALLGRPASAVSGAVPADLDFATDARPERVLEITRGWAEATWEAGIAFGTVGLARHGVRFEITTYRSEAYDRKSRNPAVTYGDSLEADLSRRDFTVNAMAVSVPGHDFVDLFGGMADLARGVLRTPASPEASFDDDPLRILRAARFEAALGLTPVPELVAAMRSRADRLAVVSPERIRDELRKLMSAPDPVAGLERLVEVGIADIVLPEVSAMRMEIDEHHQHKDVYAHTMTVLRQAMTLEEPGEPDEVLRWAALLHDIGKPRTRRHMTGGRVSFHHHEVVGRDMARRRLAALHFPKDVTDAVCRLVYLHLRFHGYGAGEWTDAAVRRYVHDAGPQLSRLHKLVRSDCTTRNRRKAAALSRTYDSLEERIAELAAREEIAAIRPELSGDDIMVLLGLPPSRLVGQARSHMLEFRFEHGIVGREAAEAELFRWAREHEVPVPGDAPVPGELTPRRG encoded by the coding sequence GTGATCAGTCTGGACAATCCGCGAGACTCGGCCGAACGGGTGGTGAGTGAGCTGTTGAGGGTGCCGCCGGCCGCCGATGAGCTTGGCCGCGTCTTCACCGCGAACGGCTACCTCCTTCACCTCGTCGGTGGTTCGGTACGGGACGCCCTGCTCGGCAGGCCGGCATCCGCTGTGTCCGGGGCCGTACCGGCCGATCTCGACTTTGCCACGGACGCCCGCCCCGAGCGGGTTCTGGAGATCACCCGAGGATGGGCGGAGGCGACCTGGGAGGCCGGAATCGCCTTCGGCACGGTCGGGCTCGCTCGGCACGGTGTCCGGTTCGAGATCACTACCTACCGTAGCGAGGCGTACGACCGGAAGTCCCGCAATCCGGCCGTGACCTACGGCGACAGCCTGGAGGCGGACCTGTCCCGGCGGGACTTCACCGTGAATGCGATGGCGGTGTCCGTGCCCGGCCATGACTTCGTCGACCTGTTCGGCGGGATGGCAGATCTCGCCCGCGGCGTGCTGCGTACCCCCGCAAGCCCCGAGGCGTCGTTCGACGACGACCCGCTGCGCATCCTGCGGGCCGCCAGGTTCGAGGCGGCCCTGGGCCTCACCCCGGTACCCGAGCTGGTCGCGGCGATGCGCTCGCGGGCCGATCGGCTCGCGGTCGTCTCCCCCGAGCGGATCCGCGACGAACTGCGCAAGCTCATGTCGGCTCCCGACCCGGTCGCCGGTCTGGAGCGGTTGGTCGAGGTCGGGATCGCCGACATCGTGCTGCCCGAGGTGTCCGCCATGCGGATGGAGATCGACGAGCACCACCAGCACAAGGACGTCTACGCCCACACCATGACGGTGCTGCGTCAGGCGATGACCCTGGAGGAGCCGGGGGAGCCGGACGAGGTGCTGCGCTGGGCCGCGCTGCTGCATGACATCGGCAAGCCGCGGACCCGCCGGCACATGACGGGTGGGCGGGTGTCCTTCCACCACCATGAGGTCGTCGGCCGGGACATGGCCCGCCGCCGGCTCGCGGCGCTGCACTTCCCCAAGGACGTGACTGACGCGGTCTGCCGGCTTGTCTACCTGCACCTGCGCTTCCACGGATACGGGGCGGGCGAGTGGACCGACGCCGCCGTACGCCGCTACGTGCACGACGCGGGTCCTCAGCTCTCCCGGCTGCACAAGCTGGTCCGCTCGGACTGTACGACCCGCAACCGGCGCAAGGCCGCGGCGTTGTCCCGGACGTACGACTCGCTCGAGGAGCGGATCGCCGAGCTCGCCGCGCGCGAGGAGATCGCCGCGATCCGGCCGGAGCTTTCCGGGGACGACATCATGGTGCTGCTGGGGCTGCCACCGTCCCGGTTGGTGGGCCAGGCCCGGTCGCACATGCTGGAGTTCCGCTTCGAGCACGGGATCGTCGGCCGGGAGGCCGCCGAGGCCGAACTGTTCCGGTGGGCCCGGGAGCACGAGGTGCCCGTCCCCGGTGATGCGCCCGTCCCCGGTGAGCTCACGCCTCGGCGGGGGTGA